Proteins from one Ipomoea triloba cultivar NCNSP0323 chromosome 1, ASM357664v1 genomic window:
- the LOC116018476 gene encoding uncharacterized protein LOC116018476 isoform X1, translating into MEAVSFIHFRLLIYTAVACSANRRRFAHRCYTANANMHCAGHVQWSRDYETTNYQKVWEEVRARLGITRKTCSIKGAIKWAYRDARGSRMHSKIGLLAILCSVYYIWQARNAMIFEGSQAVVTKTISIILLQVFKIFHNLAP; encoded by the exons ATGGAAGCAGTGTCATTTATTCATTTCAGGTTACTGATTTACACCGCCGTTGCATGCTCCGCCAACCGCCGCCGCTTCGCCCACCGTTGCTATACTGCGAACGCCAACATGCACTG TGCAGGGCATGTACAATGGAGCAGGGACTATGAAACAACGAACTATCAAAAG GTTTGGGAAGAGGTTAGAGCAAGACTTGGGATCACTAGAAAGACATGCTCAATCAAAGGGGCTATCAAGTGGGCATATAGAGATGCACGTGGATCTCGAATGCATTCAAAAATTGGTCTATTGGCTATTTTATGCTCTGTTTATTATATTTGGCAAGCCAGGAATGCAATGATTTTTGAGGGAAGCCAAGCTGTGGTGACAAAAACCATATCCATTATTCTTCTTCAGGTGttcaagatttttcataatCTTGCTCCATGA
- the LOC116030718 gene encoding FRIGIDA-like protein 4a: protein MASIADPGECSQSTPPSFDEFQRQASLMTSCTLLWKELSDHFTSLEQDLLKKSQALKTKLQTLDSETKHSLEALEKRESSISASISIALQKLNDSSEAALVELKSHAEAKGEGLEQPEVDNSAGLLLKLRSFCVQMDSRSFWSFVIVRKKELEVLRSEIPKALGDCVDPAKLVLEAISEVFPKDRREVKSDKSNDLGWACVLLLESLIPVMMDPLLGSERMLVTPSVREKANEIAETWKKSLDERGGIENVKTPDVHTFLQHLLTFGIVKKEDFDLYRKLVVGSAWRKQMPKLAVSLGLADKMPEMIEELISRGQQLDAVHFSCEVGLVDKFPPVPLLKDFLKDAKKSAAAILEDPSNSGRAAHLAAKKELSAVRSVLKCIEEYKLEAEFPPENLKKRLEELEKSKTEKKKTAATTTVTAAPANKRTRVNNGGPMPPAKAGRSSNAYVSSFPSAPTFVRSPPHTQYPVGVPAYPTSPAMYLHGGNRSPPYVYSPEAAPYPGSPYSPYGGYTNGVAPAYHQAYY from the exons ATGGCTTCAATCGCCGATCCCGGCGAGTGCTCTCAGTCAACGCCGCCCAGTTTCGATGAGTTTCAGCGCCAGGCGTCTCTGATGACCAGCTGCACTCTCTTATGGAAAGAGCTCTCTGATCACTTCACCTCCCTCGAGCAGGACCTCTTGAAGAAGTCCCAAGCCCTCAAAACCAAACTCCAAACCCTAGACTCTGAAACTAAACACTCCCTCGAGGCTCTGGAGAAACGCGAGAGCTCTATCTCCGCGTCCATCTCCATAGCTCTCCAGAAGCTCAACGATAGCAGCGAAGCCGCGCTCGTGGAACTGAAGAGCCACGCTGAAGCGAAGGGCGAGGGTTTGGAGCAACCGGAGGTGGATAATTCCGCCGGATTGCTGTTGAAGTTGAGGTCTTTTTGTGTTCAGATGGACTCTAGAAGCTTCTGGAGTTTCGTGATTGTTCGGAAGAAGGAATTAGAGGTTTTGAGGTCGGAAATCCCTAAAGCGCTCGGGGACTGTGTGGATCCGGCGAAGTTGGTGCTGGAAGCGATATCGGAGGTGTTTCCGAAGGATAGAAGGGAGGTGAAGAGCGACAAGAGCAATGATTTGGGGTGGGCGTGTGTGCTTTTGCTGGAATCGCTGATTCCAGTAATGATGGATCCATTGCTGGGCAGTGAGAGGATGTTGGTGACACCCAGTGTGAGGGAGAAGGCTAATGAAATCGCAGAGACGTGGAAGAAGAGTTTGGATGAAAGAGGAGGGATTGAGAATGTGAAGACCCCTGATGTGCATACTTTCCTGCAACATTTGCTGACTTTTGGGATTGTTAAGAAGGAAGATTTCGATTTGTACAGAAAGCTTGTTGTTGGGTCTGCTTGGCGGAAGCAGATGCCCAAGCTCGCTGTCTCACTTGGTCTCGCTGATAAAATGCCTG AGATGATTGAGGAACTAATCAGCAGAGGACAGCAGCTGGATGCTGTGCATTTCAGTTGTGAAGTTGGCCTTGTTGACAAATTCCCTCCTGTTCCTCTTCTGAAAGATTTTCTGAAAGATGCGAAAAAATCTGCTGCTGCAATTCTTGAAGATCCTAGCAATTCTGGTCGAGCTGCG CACCTTGCTGCGAAGAAAGAGCTATCAGCTGTTCGTTCGGTCCTCAAGTGCATTGAAGAGTACAAACTCGAAGCTGAGTTCCCTCCCGAAAACCTCAAAAAGCGCCTCGAGGAGTTGGAGAAGTCTAAGACCGAGAAAAAGAAGACAGCAGCAACCACCACTGTCACTGCAGCCCCTGCGAACAAACGTACACGCGTCAACAATGGAGGCCCAATGCCCCCAGCCAAGGCTGGCCGCTCGAGCAATGCTTATGTATCTTCTTTCCCATCAGCTCCCACGTTTGTCAGGTCACCTCCACACACCCAATACCCTGTGGGAGTGCCAGCCTACCCTACATCGCCAGCCATGTATCTCCACGGGGGAAACAGAAGTCCCCCATATGTGTACTCCCCCGAAGCTGCTCCTTATCCCGGCTCTCCCTACTCACCATATGGAGGCTACACCAATGGTGTGGCACCAGCTTACCATCAAGCTTACTACTGA
- the LOC116018476 gene encoding uncharacterized protein LOC116018476 isoform X2 translates to MHCAGHVQWSRDYETTNYQKVWEEVRARLGITRKTCSIKGAIKWAYRDARGSRMHSKIGLLAILCSVYYIWQARNAMIFEGSQAVVTKTISIILLQVFKIFHNLAP, encoded by the exons ATGCACTG TGCAGGGCATGTACAATGGAGCAGGGACTATGAAACAACGAACTATCAAAAG GTTTGGGAAGAGGTTAGAGCAAGACTTGGGATCACTAGAAAGACATGCTCAATCAAAGGGGCTATCAAGTGGGCATATAGAGATGCACGTGGATCTCGAATGCATTCAAAAATTGGTCTATTGGCTATTTTATGCTCTGTTTATTATATTTGGCAAGCCAGGAATGCAATGATTTTTGAGGGAAGCCAAGCTGTGGTGACAAAAACCATATCCATTATTCTTCTTCAGGTGttcaagatttttcataatCTTGCTCCATGA